From one Caldichromatium japonicum genomic stretch:
- a CDS encoding PAS domain S-box protein, translating into MDKQDASRFFGCAEPLFSAGPVMLCVCSGEFGWPILYISPNVEQILGYPPSQLLSPPRLFAELIYAEDLGLFQETIAESLVHHRPFIELSLRLQVQSGGYRWCYQYAYLKCDAQGRLQILCGHLLDKHREIETLQRLEQEEHKFRTLFDFYPDATLLIDPSDYSTLEFNRIAYEQLGYTAEEFKKLRIPDYEARETPQDVAAHIRNIIIHGCDTFETQHRCKDGQILDIHVAVSRVVFDKRPLLLAVFRNITRRKEAERQLRQSEERLKLATDAAHLGILDYDLQYDWLFWDERMYALYGCIPETFGHRLKDWLALLVPESIPAVEAGLAALIASDQSFDIDFQIRRTDTGEVRTLRALARVIRDELGQALRIVGINEDITERILASRRLQSEEAKFRGLFELSPVGIAMNDFQTGRFLEFNRAANEPTGYTSEEFSQLTFWDLTPKEYLPQELAALESLAKNGYYGPYQKEYIRKDGSRYPVLLNGFKVTTPEGREVIWSIIQDISTLEEAQREIRDREQRLQQLAEQSRTVTWEVNAEGLFTYVSPVSELVWGYRSDELVGQKYAYDLHPEEGREAFKEEILAVAAQGGTFQNFINPVQRKDGQIIWVSTTCLPVLDEQGRLLGYRGSDIDITEAKLAQDALEAERERFRGIFEKSGSGVAVFRPTKDGQDFIFVDYNPAGERMDQTPRAAVIGRRVTECFPAVAEMGLLEVMRRVNQTGQTEFLPSAYYQDDRLQAWRENTVFKLSSGEIVAVYNDLTEIKLAQEAAERASQAKSQFLANMSHEIRTPMNAVIGLSELLLDTPLDERQRDYVTKIRNSSRMLLGIINDILDYSKIEAGKLELEMRRFSFDELLDQLRALFANAADTKGLDLLFDLDVPPYTMVEGDMLRLGQVLTNLLSNAIKFTEQGHVVLAINQIAEDNGLMRVRFAVRDTGVGIDPQQQERLFQPFSQADTSTTRRYGGTGLGLAISRRLVDKMGGVLKLESTPGVGSCFYFDLDLALVPEERGESLNPLLPGTRILVVDDHAASRAILRALLEGFQCEVVETEDGPAAIAAVKSAEAEERPFEFILMDWKLPGELDGIQTLKAIQELRAQGVIRHPDVPALIVSAYRRQDVADHEDLHGAFLNKPVTATVLLEAMQEARRKHLGEAPPIAPSTRAVPDFKHQTVLLVEDNLLNQQVATEMLKKVGLRVLIAHNGQEALERVEEGQVDLVLMDLQMPVMDGFEATRKLRKRYPQLPIIALSAAVIETDRAQAEAAGANRHLPKPIDSQDLYAALAQWLPVKGYRWQEVSSSKAQRLDLQHLTAFDISRGLKSFDGDAALYRRALRMFYDRLLAEFAPLADPKVALSTATQQHLLHTLKGIAGTLGALRLSEAAALAESSLRQGQPIPEAERETLTVAWREVVDQLAALTRLDPAVATETADTAESIAPALAELLGYLHSGELIADEALLQRVTDFLAAHFDQGTAFELRRLIELFDHDRAAAYLQSLAEQIGVRL; encoded by the coding sequence ATGGATAAACAAGACGCTTCTCGATTCTTCGGGTGCGCTGAACCCCTATTCAGCGCTGGGCCGGTGATGCTCTGCGTCTGTTCCGGGGAGTTCGGCTGGCCGATCCTGTATATTTCGCCCAATGTCGAACAAATCCTGGGTTATCCCCCGTCGCAGCTCTTATCGCCTCCGCGCCTCTTTGCCGAACTGATTTATGCAGAGGATCTCGGCTTGTTTCAGGAGACAATCGCTGAGAGCCTGGTTCACCACCGTCCTTTCATCGAGCTTAGCCTGCGGTTACAGGTGCAGTCGGGCGGCTATCGCTGGTGTTATCAATACGCCTATTTGAAGTGCGATGCTCAGGGTCGGCTACAGATACTGTGCGGACATCTATTGGATAAACATCGCGAGATCGAGACCCTTCAGCGTTTAGAGCAGGAGGAACATAAATTTCGGACTCTCTTTGATTTTTATCCAGATGCCACCTTGCTGATCGACCCGAGTGACTATTCCACTTTAGAGTTTAACCGCATCGCCTATGAGCAGCTAGGCTACACAGCGGAAGAGTTTAAGAAACTGCGCATCCCTGACTATGAGGCCAGAGAAACGCCACAGGATGTTGCGGCCCATATTCGCAATATCATTATTCATGGTTGTGACACGTTTGAAACCCAGCATCGATGCAAAGACGGGCAGATCTTAGACATCCATGTCGCGGTTTCGCGGGTGGTTTTTGATAAACGTCCCTTACTGCTTGCCGTTTTTCGCAATATCACCCGCCGCAAGGAGGCTGAACGCCAATTGCGCCAAAGCGAGGAGCGATTGAAGCTTGCCACCGACGCAGCGCATCTCGGGATTTTGGACTATGACCTCCAATATGACTGGCTGTTTTGGGATGAGCGGATGTATGCGCTCTATGGCTGCATACCTGAGACCTTTGGACATCGGCTTAAAGACTGGCTAGCGTTGCTGGTCCCTGAATCCATCCCCGCAGTTGAGGCGGGCCTCGCAGCGCTCATCGCCTCCGACCAGTCGTTCGACATCGATTTTCAGATCCGCCGCACCGATACCGGCGAGGTCCGCACTTTGCGTGCCTTGGCCCGCGTCATCCGGGATGAACTGGGTCAGGCGCTGCGAATCGTCGGGATCAACGAGGATATCACCGAGCGTATCCTCGCTAGCCGTCGGCTTCAGAGCGAGGAGGCCAAGTTTCGCGGGCTTTTTGAACTTTCACCGGTCGGGATCGCGATGAACGATTTTCAAACAGGGCGCTTTTTAGAGTTCAATCGCGCTGCCAATGAGCCTACAGGTTATACGTCCGAGGAGTTTAGCCAACTGACCTTTTGGGATCTCACCCCCAAGGAATATCTACCCCAGGAGCTTGCAGCCCTCGAGTCACTCGCGAAGAACGGTTATTATGGCCCTTATCAAAAGGAATATATCCGCAAGGACGGCAGTCGGTATCCGGTTTTATTGAACGGATTTAAAGTAACCACCCCCGAAGGCCGCGAGGTCATCTGGTCGATCATTCAGGATATCTCGACCTTAGAAGAGGCCCAGCGCGAGATCCGCGACCGCGAACAGCGCCTGCAACAGCTTGCCGAACAGAGCCGGACGGTCACTTGGGAGGTCAATGCCGAGGGGCTATTTACCTATGTCAGCCCGGTCTCCGAGTTGGTGTGGGGTTATAGGTCCGATGAGCTGGTTGGTCAGAAATATGCCTACGACCTACACCCAGAGGAGGGGCGCGAGGCGTTTAAAGAAGAGATTCTCGCCGTCGCGGCCCAGGGCGGCACCTTCCAGAACTTCATCAATCCGGTCCAGCGTAAGGATGGTCAGATCATCTGGGTCTCGACCACGTGTCTGCCGGTGCTCGATGAACAGGGGCGGCTGCTCGGTTATCGCGGCAGCGATATCGATATCACCGAGGCTAAACTCGCCCAGGATGCGTTGGAGGCCGAACGCGAGCGTTTCCGCGGGATCTTTGAGAAGTCAGGCAGCGGTGTCGCGGTCTTTCGTCCGACCAAGGATGGTCAGGATTTTATCTTTGTCGATTATAACCCTGCTGGCGAGCGGATGGACCAGACCCCGCGCGCGGCGGTAATCGGGCGGCGGGTCACCGAATGCTTTCCAGCAGTGGCTGAGATGGGGCTGTTGGAGGTCATGCGCCGAGTCAATCAGACCGGTCAGACCGAATTTCTGCCATCGGCCTATTATCAAGACGATCGCTTACAGGCTTGGCGTGAGAATACGGTCTTTAAGCTTTCTTCGGGTGAAATCGTCGCGGTCTATAACGATCTCACCGAGATCAAACTCGCCCAAGAAGCGGCCGAGCGCGCAAGCCAAGCCAAAAGCCAGTTCCTCGCCAATATGAGCCATGAGATCCGCACCCCGATGAATGCGGTGATCGGCCTTAGCGAATTATTACTGGATACGCCGCTCGATGAGCGCCAGCGTGACTATGTGACCAAGATCCGCAATTCGTCGCGGATGCTCCTGGGGATCATCAATGACATCCTGGATTATTCCAAGATTGAAGCGGGCAAGCTTGAATTGGAGATGCGCCGCTTTTCATTCGATGAGCTCCTCGATCAATTGCGTGCGCTTTTTGCCAATGCCGCGGATACCAAGGGATTGGATTTACTCTTCGATCTGGATGTACCGCCCTACACGATGGTCGAGGGGGATATGCTGCGCCTGGGCCAGGTGCTGACCAATCTCTTGAGCAATGCCATCAAGTTTACCGAACAGGGGCATGTGGTGTTGGCCATCAACCAGATTGCTGAGGACAACGGCCTCATGCGGGTGCGTTTTGCGGTGCGCGACACTGGCGTCGGGATCGATCCGCAGCAGCAAGAGCGACTCTTTCAGCCCTTTTCTCAGGCCGATACCTCGACGACCCGCCGCTATGGTGGAACGGGTTTGGGGCTGGCGATCAGCCGCCGCCTGGTGGACAAGATGGGCGGGGTCTTGAAACTGGAGTCGACCCCGGGGGTAGGGAGTTGCTTTTATTTTGACCTGGATCTGGCGCTTGTCCCCGAGGAGAGGGGTGAATCGCTCAACCCCCTTCTGCCAGGAACCCGCATCCTGGTGGTCGATGACCATGCCGCATCGCGTGCCATCCTGCGCGCTTTGCTTGAGGGCTTCCAGTGTGAGGTGGTAGAGACCGAGGACGGCCCTGCGGCGATCGCCGCGGTCAAGTCCGCCGAGGCCGAGGAACGACCCTTTGAGTTTATCTTGATGGATTGGAAACTTCCCGGCGAGCTTGATGGGATCCAGACCCTCAAGGCCATCCAGGAGCTACGTGCCCAGGGCGTTATCAGACACCCTGATGTCCCTGCCTTGATCGTCAGCGCCTATCGCCGGCAGGATGTCGCCGATCATGAGGACCTTCATGGCGCCTTTTTAAATAAACCCGTGACGGCGACCGTCTTGCTCGAGGCGATGCAGGAAGCGCGCAGGAAACACCTCGGGGAGGCGCCGCCCATCGCGCCATCCACCCGAGCTGTCCCCGATTTCAAGCATCAGACGGTCCTCCTGGTTGAGGACAATCTGCTCAATCAACAGGTCGCCACCGAGATGCTCAAAAAGGTAGGGCTGCGCGTCCTGATCGCCCACAATGGGCAGGAGGCGCTCGAGCGGGTCGAGGAAGGCCAGGTCGATCTGGTGCTGATGGACCTCCAGATGCCGGTCATGGATGGCTTTGAGGCCACGCGCAAATTACGCAAGCGTTATCCCCAGCTTCCGATCATCGCGCTCTCGGCGGCGGTGATAGAGACCGACCGTGCTCAGGCCGAAGCGGCCGGCGCCAATAGACACCTCCCCAAACCGATCGACAGCCAGGACCTCTATGCTGCCTTGGCCCAGTGGCTGCCGGTCAAGGGCTACCGCTGGCAAGAGGTGTCCTCCAGCAAGGCGCAACGTTTGGACCTGCAACACTTGACCGCCTTTGACATTAGCAGGGGCCTTAAGTCGTTCGACGGTGATGCGGCCCTCTACCGGCGGGCGTTGCGCATGTTTTATGATCGGCTGCTGGCCGAGTTTGCGCCCCTCGCGGATCCCAAGGTGGCCTTATCCACCGCGACCCAGCAGCATCTCTTGCATACCCTCAAGGGGATCGCGGGGACGCTGGGCGCCCTGAGGCTTAGCGAGGCGGCGGCGCTTGCCGAGTCCAGTCTGCGTCAGGGCCAGCCCATCCCCGAGGCCGAGCGCGAGACCTTGACCGTTGCCTGGCGGGAGGTTGTGGACCAGCTTGCCGCTTTGACGCGTCTCGATCCTGCAGTGGCTACCGAAACAGCGGATACCGCCGAGAGCATCGCTCCCGCACTGGCCGAATTGTTAGGATATCTCCATTCTGGCGAGCTGATCGCGGACGAGGCGCTGTTGCAACGGGTGACCGATTTTCTAGCCGCCCACTTCGATCAGGGTACCGCCTTCGAATTGCGGCGGCTGATCGAGTTGTTCGACCATGATCGCGCCGCCGCCTATCTGCAATCGCTTGCTGAACAGATCGGAGTCAGACTTTAA
- the soxB gene encoding thiosulfohydrolase SoxB, with translation MWISRRDFIRLLGIAGTAGLWPALGRADADPYDLPLFGQLRLLHITDTHAQLQPVYYREPNVNLGIGSAWGRPPHRVGQALLDHFGIAPGSRQAHAFTHLDFAAAAERFGAVGGFAHLKTLIDRLRAQAGEGRSLLLDGGDTWQGSGTAYWTQGQDMIGACNLLGVEVMTGHWEFTYGDARVIDNLAGFKGDFVAQNVQVREEALFDYRFAEFPGFDPDIGLAFKPYVIRELKDAKIAIIGQAFPYTPIANPARFIPDWTFGIQEERLQRLIDRIREREQPQAVILLSHNGMDVDLKLAARVRGIDVILGGHTHDGVPAPILVKNPAGITLVTNAGSNGKFLGVLDLKIQDGRISDYRYRLLPVFASLLAPDAAMLAYIQQVRAPYAARLAEPLAVNEALLYRRGNFSGTFDQLICDALRREHDAQIAFSPGFRWGTTLLPGQTITMEQVLNQTCITYPETYRRTFKGAEIKAILEDIADNLFNPDPYVQQGGDMVRTGGLNYICDPTAPMGERIQDLRLADGTLLDPNKGYVATGWAVVGEQAAGEPVWETVAAYLRDLKTVRIERMETPRLKNVQDNPGIVDYSGQLL, from the coding sequence ATGTGGATCTCAAGACGCGACTTCATCCGCCTGTTGGGGATCGCCGGTACAGCAGGGCTTTGGCCTGCCCTTGGGCGTGCGGATGCCGACCCCTATGACCTGCCGCTCTTCGGTCAGCTGCGGCTGTTACACATCACAGATACCCATGCCCAGTTACAGCCGGTCTATTATCGTGAGCCCAATGTCAATCTCGGGATCGGCTCGGCCTGGGGTCGGCCACCGCATCGTGTCGGCCAGGCCTTGCTCGATCATTTTGGGATCGCTCCCGGTAGCCGACAGGCCCATGCCTTCACCCATCTCGACTTTGCCGCTGCCGCCGAACGTTTCGGCGCGGTCGGCGGCTTTGCACATTTGAAGACCCTGATCGACCGGCTACGCGCTCAGGCGGGTGAGGGCAGGAGTCTGTTGCTTGACGGTGGCGACACCTGGCAGGGCTCGGGTACTGCCTATTGGACCCAGGGTCAGGATATGATCGGTGCCTGTAATCTGCTCGGGGTCGAGGTCATGACCGGGCACTGGGAATTCACCTATGGCGATGCGCGGGTCATCGATAACCTGGCGGGCTTCAAGGGCGATTTCGTCGCCCAAAACGTCCAGGTGCGCGAAGAGGCATTGTTTGACTATCGCTTCGCCGAATTTCCTGGCTTCGATCCTGACATAGGGCTTGCCTTCAAACCCTATGTCATCCGCGAGCTCAAGGACGCCAAGATCGCCATCATCGGCCAGGCATTCCCCTATACCCCGATCGCCAATCCCGCCCGTTTTATCCCCGACTGGACCTTTGGCATCCAAGAGGAACGGCTGCAAAGGCTCATCGATCGCATCCGTGAGCGGGAGCAGCCCCAGGCAGTGATCCTGCTCTCGCATAACGGTATGGATGTGGATCTGAAGCTTGCCGCGCGCGTGCGCGGAATCGATGTGATCCTCGGCGGGCACACCCACGATGGGGTGCCAGCGCCGATCTTAGTCAAGAATCCGGCTGGGATCACCTTGGTCACCAATGCCGGATCGAACGGCAAGTTCCTGGGAGTCCTCGATCTTAAGATCCAGGACGGGCGGATCAGCGACTATCGCTATCGATTGCTTCCGGTTTTTGCTAGTCTGCTGGCGCCGGACGCGGCGATGCTTGCTTATATCCAGCAGGTCCGCGCCCCCTATGCCGCGCGGCTTGCCGAGCCCTTGGCGGTAAACGAAGCCTTGCTCTATCGGCGTGGCAATTTCAGCGGCACCTTCGATCAGCTCATTTGCGACGCCCTAAGGCGCGAGCATGACGCTCAGATCGCCTTCTCGCCAGGATTCCGCTGGGGGACAACCCTCCTTCCTGGTCAGACGATCACCATGGAGCAGGTGCTGAACCAAACCTGTATCACTTACCCCGAAACCTATCGCCGCACCTTCAAGGGTGCCGAGATCAAGGCGATCCTTGAGGACATCGCAGACAATCTGTTCAATCCAGACCCCTATGTCCAACAGGGGGGAGACATGGTGCGTACGGGTGGACTCAACTATATCTGTGACCCTACGGCCCCGATGGGCGAGCGCATCCAGGATCTACGCCTGGCTGATGGTACGCTGCTTGATCCGAATAAGGGCTATGTGGCTACAGGCTGGGCAGTAGTGGGCGAACAGGCCGCCGGCGAGCCGGTCTGGGAGACGGTTGCGGCCTATCTGCGCGACCTCAAGACGGTGCGGATCGAGCGAATGGAGACCCCGCGTTTGAAAAATGTCCAGGACAATCCAGGGATCGTCGATTATTCTGGTCAATTACTCTAA
- the soxX gene encoding sulfur oxidation c-type cytochrome SoxX: MSPLSDRLAPISCLACLLVCLMPLAAPLAGADLPEDINLDGDPEAGRQIAFDRSKGNCVSCHVITGVPSPGSIGPVLTAIQTRFPSKRELAKQIWDPMVRNPDAVMPPFGRHEILLPKEFADVVSFVWTL; encoded by the coding sequence ATGTCGCCCCTTTCCGACCGATTGGCCCCGATCAGCTGCTTGGCCTGTCTCCTAGTCTGTCTCATGCCCCTGGCCGCACCCCTGGCAGGGGCCGATCTTCCTGAGGATATCAATCTCGACGGCGATCCTGAGGCAGGGCGCCAGATCGCATTCGATCGTTCCAAGGGCAATTGTGTCTCCTGTCACGTCATCACCGGCGTGCCCAGCCCAGGATCAATCGGTCCGGTTCTGACGGCGATCCAGACCCGTTTTCCTTCCAAACGCGAGCTGGCCAAACAAATCTGGGACCCTATGGTCCGTAACCCAGATGCCGTAATGCCTCCTTTCGGCAGACACGAGATCCTGTTGCCCAAGGAGTTTGCTGACGTGGTGAGTTTTGTCTGGACGCTCTAA
- the soxA gene encoding sulfur oxidation c-type cytochrome SoxA: MPRVILFALILSLIAPVALAATPAEEQTAFQSYFKRRFPSVPENEFKNGVYAIDPVMRANWEAIEEFPPYEQAIARGEELWKKPFANGRTYADCFPDGPAIANRYPRWDRARGTVVTLSLAINDCRTANGEAPLPYNKGPLVDLLAYIAYRSRGQITQVEIPEDDPRALEAYHKGKRFYFARRGQLNFSCAHCHFANSGSKLRTETLSPALGHTTHWPVYRSEWGEVGTLHRRFAGCNEQVRAKAFPLESEEYRNLEYFLTYMNNGQELNGPGARK, translated from the coding sequence ATGCCCCGCGTGATCCTTTTCGCTTTGATCCTAAGTCTGATCGCCCCCGTAGCCCTAGCCGCGACGCCTGCCGAGGAACAGACGGCCTTTCAGTCCTATTTCAAACGCCGCTTTCCCAGCGTTCCCGAGAATGAATTCAAAAACGGCGTCTATGCGATCGATCCGGTGATGCGCGCCAACTGGGAGGCGATCGAGGAATTCCCGCCCTATGAACAGGCAATCGCGCGCGGTGAAGAGCTGTGGAAAAAACCCTTTGCCAACGGGCGGACCTATGCCGATTGCTTTCCGGATGGTCCGGCGATCGCCAACCGTTATCCGCGCTGGGACCGCGCCCGGGGGACGGTGGTCACCCTGTCGCTCGCTATCAACGACTGTCGCACGGCCAACGGCGAGGCGCCGCTCCCTTACAACAAGGGGCCGCTCGTCGATCTGCTCGCCTATATCGCCTATCGGTCGCGCGGTCAGATCACCCAGGTCGAGATCCCAGAGGACGACCCAAGGGCGCTCGAGGCCTATCACAAGGGCAAGCGGTTTTATTTTGCGCGCCGCGGTCAGCTGAACTTCTCCTGCGCTCATTGTCATTTTGCCAACTCGGGTTCCAAACTGCGCACCGAAACCCTCAGCCCCGCCCTGGGTCATACCACCCATTGGCCGGTCTACCGCTCCGAATGGGGCGAGGTCGGTACCCTGCATCGGCGTTTTGCCGGCTGTAACGAACAGGTCCGCGCCAAAGCATTCCCTTTAGAGAGCGAGGAATATCGCAATCTGGAATATTTCCTGACCTATATGAACAACGGCCAAGAGTTGAACGGACCGGGTGCACGCAAATGA
- a CDS encoding rhodanese-like domain-containing protein: MSLPAFTPSAVLLAGVLATLSVHASEPNRITPTLYSVQVKHQSQIVTIRRGNNPYAVLAEPYQKTDRGCPPFCVQPMIVADGVETIGELEVLDYLKRMSEGDDSILVVDSRTPDWVLRGTIPGSVNIPWNRLSRDSGGTFETPQERDAFEQILRDQFGVKRDGSGQWDFSRAKTLVLFCNGIWCPQSTMNIKTLLGIGYPRHKLKWYRGGMQDWLSVGLTSVQP, encoded by the coding sequence ATGTCGCTTCCAGCATTCACCCCCAGCGCCGTCCTCTTGGCTGGCGTCCTCGCAACCCTCTCGGTCCACGCCAGCGAGCCCAATCGTATCACCCCGACGCTCTATAGCGTGCAGGTCAAGCACCAGTCCCAGATCGTCACTATCCGCCGCGGCAATAACCCCTATGCTGTTTTAGCCGAACCTTATCAAAAGACCGACCGCGGTTGCCCCCCCTTCTGCGTCCAACCGATGATCGTTGCCGATGGGGTCGAGACGATCGGCGAGCTTGAGGTGTTGGACTATCTCAAGCGGATGAGCGAGGGCGACGACAGCATCCTAGTGGTCGATTCGCGCACCCCGGATTGGGTCCTGCGCGGGACCATCCCGGGATCGGTCAATATCCCCTGGAACCGCTTGAGCCGCGACAGCGGCGGGACCTTCGAGACCCCCCAGGAACGCGATGCCTTCGAACAGATCCTGCGCGATCAATTCGGGGTGAAGCGGGATGGCTCTGGCCAGTGGGATTTCAGCCGCGCCAAGACCCTGGTGTTGTTCTGCAACGGGATCTGGTGTCCGCAATCGACAATGAACATCAAGACCCTGCTTGGGATCGGCTATCCGCGCCACAAGCTCAAATGGTATCGCGGCGGGATGCAGGACTGGCTGAGCGTCGGGCTGACCAGCGTCCAGCCCTAA
- the rlmKL gene encoding bifunctional 23S rRNA (guanine(2069)-N(7))-methyltransferase RlmK/23S rRNA (guanine(2445)-N(2))-methyltransferase RlmL: MPDYAFFATAPKYMGRLLADELTRLGMHEVVEQGGGVQFRGRLEDGYRACLWSRIANRVLLRLKESRLGGPDEIYDCALEIPWEDHLTPNQTLAVQFDGAMDRVTNPQFAVLKIKDAICDRFMRQLGQRPSVDRATPDVRIHAYGDRDRLIISLDMAGESLHQRGYRQIGLAAPLKENLAAALLICAGWPEIAAAGGTLLDPMCGSGTLIIEAALMAADIAPGLLRPAFGFQGWLQHDEVLWQRLLGEARLRRLAGLKRLGTLRGYDVDTNAVRLSQRHVERAGLAGYVQLERRELARCEPGDGDEDGLVIVNPPYGERLGSDTQLVRLYDQLGEVLRLRFIGWRAAIFTSRPELCTGLGLHHLQTHNFYNGPIPCQLLILDIKPRHFIDRPPQPLPAEARGPGAVMFANRLRKNLKSLRKWAEREGIYCLRVYDADLPEYAVAIDLYEGQGRWIHVQEYAPPPSIDPKQARQRLREALGVIAEILEVTDEQVFLKVRRRQRGATQYARFAESNQFHEVIESGYRFLVNFEDYLDTGLFLDHRNVRRLIGSLAADQHFLNLFGYTGAATVYAAKGGAASTTTVDLSRTYLRWAACNLALNGIKGRHHRLIHADCLRWIVSMDGEESFDLILLDPPSFSTSKRMEGTLDIQRDHVAIIHSTMRLLAPKGQLIFSNNLRRFELDRASLAPLVIKDISAHTLPRDFARNPRIHHCWIIQHPQAAESMDA, translated from the coding sequence ATGCCCGACTATGCCTTCTTTGCCACTGCGCCCAAGTACATGGGCCGGTTGCTCGCCGATGAGCTGACCCGTTTGGGGATGCATGAGGTTGTCGAGCAGGGGGGTGGTGTCCAGTTCCGCGGGCGGCTCGAGGATGGCTATCGCGCCTGTCTCTGGTCGCGGATCGCCAATCGGGTGTTGCTCAGGCTCAAGGAGTCGAGGCTCGGCGGACCCGATGAGATCTACGATTGCGCCCTGGAGATCCCCTGGGAGGATCATCTGACACCAAATCAGACCCTAGCGGTGCAATTCGATGGCGCAATGGACAGAGTGACCAACCCGCAGTTTGCGGTTCTCAAGATCAAGGACGCGATCTGCGATCGCTTTATGCGCCAACTGGGCCAGCGACCCAGTGTGGATCGCGCCACTCCGGATGTGCGCATCCATGCCTATGGCGATCGCGATCGCTTGATCATCAGCCTGGACATGGCCGGTGAATCCTTGCATCAGCGCGGCTATCGGCAGATAGGCTTGGCCGCACCCCTGAAGGAAAACCTGGCGGCGGCCCTGCTGATCTGCGCCGGCTGGCCGGAGATCGCTGCTGCCGGCGGCACCCTGCTCGACCCCATGTGCGGTTCCGGCACCCTGATCATCGAGGCGGCGCTCATGGCCGCCGATATCGCACCCGGCCTATTGCGCCCGGCCTTTGGCTTTCAGGGCTGGCTCCAGCACGATGAGGTGCTCTGGCAACGCCTTCTGGGCGAGGCCCGTCTGCGCCGTCTCGCTGGGCTGAAACGCCTCGGAACCCTGCGTGGCTATGACGTGGATACAAATGCGGTCCGGTTATCTCAACGCCATGTCGAACGCGCGGGCCTGGCCGGCTATGTGCAGCTCGAGCGCCGTGAGCTGGCGCGCTGTGAACCCGGAGATGGCGATGAGGATGGGCTGGTGATCGTCAACCCCCCTTATGGCGAGCGTCTGGGCAGCGATACCCAGCTCGTGCGCCTCTACGACCAGCTCGGCGAAGTCCTGCGCTTAAGATTCATCGGCTGGCGAGCAGCGATCTTCACCTCGCGCCCAGAGCTCTGCACAGGTCTAGGGCTGCATCATCTGCAGACCCACAACTTCTATAACGGCCCGATCCCATGCCAGCTCCTGATCCTGGACATCAAGCCGCGTCATTTCATCGACCGCCCGCCTCAGCCCCTGCCTGCCGAGGCGCGCGGCCCGGGCGCGGTCATGTTCGCCAACCGGCTGCGTAAAAACCTCAAGTCATTGCGCAAATGGGCAGAACGCGAGGGGATCTATTGCCTGCGGGTCTATGATGCCGATCTGCCCGAATATGCCGTGGCGATCGATCTCTACGAAGGTCAGGGACGCTGGATCCATGTCCAGGAATATGCCCCACCGCCGAGCATCGATCCCAAACAGGCACGCCAGCGCCTACGCGAGGCGCTGGGCGTGATCGCCGAGATCTTGGAGGTTACAGATGAGCAGGTCTTCCTCAAGGTCCGCCGCCGACAACGAGGCGCTACCCAATATGCGCGCTTCGCCGAGAGCAATCAGTTTCATGAGGTCATCGAGTCAGGCTACCGCTTTCTCGTCAACTTCGAGGACTATCTCGACACCGGACTGTTTCTCGATCATCGCAATGTCCGCCGCCTGATCGGCTCCCTGGCCGCCGATCAACATTTCCTTAACCTGTTTGGCTATACCGGAGCGGCCACCGTCTATGCCGCTAAGGGCGGGGCCGCCTCAACGACTACGGTCGATCTGTCGCGCACCTATCTCAGGTGGGCAGCCTGCAATCTGGCGCTCAATGGGATCAAAGGGCGCCATCATAGACTGATCCACGCCGATTGTTTGCGCTGGATCGTTTCAATGGATGGGGAAGAGTCCTTCGATCTGATCCTGCTCGATCCCCCTAGCTTTTCGACCTCCAAGCGCATGGAAGGGACGCTCGACATCCAGCGCGATCATGTCGCCATCATCCATTCCACCATGCGCCTGCTCGCGCCCAAGGGCCAGCTGATCTTTTCCAACAATCTGCGCCGCTTCGAGCTTGATCGAGCGAGTCTGGCGCCTTTGGTTATCAAGGACATCAGCGCCCACACCCTGCCGCGCGACTTTGCGCGCAACCCGCGGATCCACCATTGCTGGATCATCCAACACCCCCAAGCTGCTGAGTCCATGGATGCTTGA